From Miscanthus floridulus cultivar M001 chromosome 15, ASM1932011v1, whole genome shotgun sequence, the proteins below share one genomic window:
- the LOC136508898 gene encoding uncharacterized protein isoform X3, with amino-acid sequence MTEQVIKEAVTSTPASTEPKCGDLLINSPVVMDGSSMTPDVKRKEKPIPHYLRASTSSCHDNCKFGIKHSSEPKKYWPVSRKQLRRASTGNMERDRVQIILPQKNRPTKEDQKVKVSHVKGGNSTAPSKPEFITLKAPLEKVPDHSESNPHVEDSSAEASELAVAGTLPIDAECFVVSHDDVTDCGDGESLDGAESIELEMPLAIQDIDESDEHIEDTILPADSVCGVEGQSPVRPVPDQSENECASSDNRTPQTVIASEKHEQALLGTKSESLPKGSKPKAKAALSMTRDKGSSQKSARTSHLTSTRIAVDSSSGPKTARKPADVTATTKFSNPERKIRPTVTSALQKVKEIKVHSASNSKDSSAEPSRLAKLKASTTKTAPSPSLASGKQTDRKMTGNNVGKNAQILPKKREDKVKTGPLKLSRSINMSGKSLSGVKLRTVRKEKIAPPINSSKKVSGTGNSSIDAKDSKQRILKTASPKVQKLETNNKEIGPRKASVSTEKIDTARTATARRPKPAPATTSSTVVPAQPPRKLTFRRGKVLNPDESSGSTPRLLRFRPAVAAADATAKSRGGRIASRRIGGGGGGAAARDAGTEVVVLRRRQEGKETKKQEPGLFNNVIEETASRLVAEARKSKVKALVGAFETVISLQETSKAAAPAMAAGVVVP; translated from the exons ATGACTGAACAAGTGATCAAAGAGGCCGTCACCTCCACTCCTGCATCAACTGAACCAAAATGCGGAGACCTCCTGATAAATTCTCCAGTAGTCATGGACGGCAGCAGCATGACACCTGATGTCAAGAGGAAGGAAAAGCCGATCCCGCATTACCTAAGAGCATCCACGAGCTCTTGCCATGACAACTGCAAGTTTGGGATCAAGCATTCCTCTGAACCCAAGAAGTATTGGCCTGTTAGTCGCAAGCAATTGCGCCGTGCGAGCACTGGGAACATGGAACGTGACCGGGTTCAAATCATACTACCACAAAAGAACAGACCAACAAAGGAGGACCAGAAGGTCAAGGTTTCTCATGTAAAAGGTGGTAACAGTACTGCTCCTTCTAAGCCTGAATTTATTACTCTGAAAGCACCACTTGAAAAAGTACCTGATCATTCTGAAAGCAATCCCCACGTGGAAGATTCGTCAGCTGAAGCATCTGAACTTGCTGTGGCTGGAACCCTGCCAATTGATGCAGAATGCTTCGTCGTCTCTCATGATGATGTGACAGACTGTGGAGATGGGGAGTCGTTGGATGGAGCTGAAAGCATTGAGCTGGAGATGCCATTAGCTATCCAGGACATCGATGAATCCGACGAACACATTGAGGATACCATTCTGCCTGCTGACAGTGTATGCGGAGTTGAGGGACAGTCACCTGTGCGTCCTGTGCCTGATCAATCAGAAAATGAGTGTGCAAGTTCAGATAACAGAACTCCTCAGACTGTGATAGCCTCTGAGAAGCATGAACAAGCCTTGCTTGGGACTAAATCAGAGAGTCTGCCTAAGGGGTCTAAACCAAAGGCGAAGGCCGCATTGAGTATGACGAGAGACAAAGGCTCAAGTCAGAAAAGTGCAAGAACATCGCATCTGACATCTACTCGTATAGCAGTTGACAGCTCCAGTGGACCAAAGACAGCAAGAAAACCTGCAGATGTTACTGCTACCACCAAGTTCAGTAACCCAGAGAGAAAAATCAGGCCTACAGTTACATCAGCTCTGCAAAAAGTTAAGGAGATCAAAGTACATTCAGCATCTAACTCAAAGGATTCATCTGCAGAACCTTCTAGGTTGGCAAAGCTAAAGGCTTCGACAACGAAAACTGCGCCATCTCCATCACTTGCTTCAGGGAAACAGACTGACAGAAAGATGACAGGGAACAATGTTGGCAAGAATGCCCAAATTCTTCCAAAGAAGAGAGAAGACAAGGTAAAAACAGGTCCACTGAAACTATCTCGATCTATAAACATGTCTGGCAAGTCACTCTCGGGTGTGAAGTTGAGGACAGTCAGAAAAGAGAAAATTGCTCCCCCAATCAATAGCAGCAAGAAGGTTTCTGGAACAGGAAATTCTAGTATTGATGCTAAGGATTCTAAACAGAGAATTCTGAAAACGGCTTCACCAAAAGTGCAGAAACTGGAGACTAACAACAAAGAGATCGGACCTCGCAAAG CTTCCGTTTCCACAGAAAAAATCGACACTGCAAGAACTGCAACCGCAAGGAGGCCAAAGCCTGCGCCCGCCACCACCTCGAGCACCGTGGTGCCAGCGCAGCCGCCTCGCAAGCTGACGTTCCGGCGGGGCAAGGTACTGAACCCCGACGAGAGCAGCGGCAGCACCCCGAGACTGCTCCGGTTCAGGCCTGCCGTAGCCGCGGCAGACGCGACAGCCAAGAGCAGAGGCGGCAGGATCGCCAGCCGGAggatcggcggcggcggtggcggcgctgcaGCGAGAGACGCGGGTACCGAGGTCGTCGTGCTCCGGCGGCGGCAGGAAGGTAAGGAGACGAAAAAGCAGGAGCCGGGGCTGTTCAACAACGTGATCGAGGAGACGGCGAGCCGGCTCGTCGCTGAGGCGAGGAAGAGCAAGGTGAAGGCGCTCGTCGGCGCCTTTGAGACCGTCATCTCGCTGCAGGAAACCAGCAAGGCTGCTGCTCCGGCTATGGCAGCAGGTGTCGTTGTGCCATGA
- the LOC136508898 gene encoding uncharacterized protein isoform X2 produces MAAEHASAAADSKLCRGGAGPACVSRRRQPTARWNTNKRGGASALLMTEQVIKEAVTSTPASTEPKCGDLLINSPVVMDGSSMTPDVKRKEKPIPHYLRASTSSCHDNCKFGIKHSSEPKKYWPVSRKQLRRASTGNMERDRVQIILPQKNRPTKEDQKVKVSHVKGGNSTAPSKPEFITLKAPLEKVPDHSESNPHVEDSSAEASELAVAGTLPIDAECFVVSHDDVTDCGDGESLDGAESIELEMPLAIQDIDESDEHIEDTILPADSVCGVEGQSPVRPVPDQSENECASSDNRTPQTVIASEKHEQALLGTKSESLPKGSKPKAKAALSMTRDKGSSQKSARTSHLTSTRIAVDSSSGPKTARKPADVTATTKFSNPERKIRPTVTSALQKVKEIKVHSASNSKDSSAEPSRLAKLKASTTKTAPSPSLASGKQTDRKMTGNNVGKNAQILPKKREDKVKTGPLKLSRSINMSGKSLSGVKLRTVRKEKIAPPINSSKKVSGTGNSSIDAKDSKQRILKTASPKVQKLETNNKEIGPRKEKIDTARTATARRPKPAPATTSSTVVPAQPPRKLTFRRGKVLNPDESSGSTPRLLRFRPAVAAADATAKSRGGRIASRRIGGGGGGAAARDAGTEVVVLRRRQEGKETKKQEPGLFNNVIEETASRLVAEARKSKVKALVGAFETVISLQETSKAAAPAMAAGVVVP; encoded by the exons atggccgccgagcaTGCCTCCGCGGCTGCCGACTCCAAGCTCTGTCGTGGTGGTGCTGGTCCAGCTTGTGTTTCTCGCCGTCGTCAACCAACTGCTCGATGGAATACCAACAAGAGAGGGGGAG CATCTGCACTTCTAATGACTGAACAAGTGATCAAAGAGGCCGTCACCTCCACTCCTGCATCAACTGAACCAAAATGCGGAGACCTCCTGATAAATTCTCCAGTAGTCATGGACGGCAGCAGCATGACACCTGATGTCAAGAGGAAGGAAAAGCCGATCCCGCATTACCTAAGAGCATCCACGAGCTCTTGCCATGACAACTGCAAGTTTGGGATCAAGCATTCCTCTGAACCCAAGAAGTATTGGCCTGTTAGTCGCAAGCAATTGCGCCGTGCGAGCACTGGGAACATGGAACGTGACCGGGTTCAAATCATACTACCACAAAAGAACAGACCAACAAAGGAGGACCAGAAGGTCAAGGTTTCTCATGTAAAAGGTGGTAACAGTACTGCTCCTTCTAAGCCTGAATTTATTACTCTGAAAGCACCACTTGAAAAAGTACCTGATCATTCTGAAAGCAATCCCCACGTGGAAGATTCGTCAGCTGAAGCATCTGAACTTGCTGTGGCTGGAACCCTGCCAATTGATGCAGAATGCTTCGTCGTCTCTCATGATGATGTGACAGACTGTGGAGATGGGGAGTCGTTGGATGGAGCTGAAAGCATTGAGCTGGAGATGCCATTAGCTATCCAGGACATCGATGAATCCGACGAACACATTGAGGATACCATTCTGCCTGCTGACAGTGTATGCGGAGTTGAGGGACAGTCACCTGTGCGTCCTGTGCCTGATCAATCAGAAAATGAGTGTGCAAGTTCAGATAACAGAACTCCTCAGACTGTGATAGCCTCTGAGAAGCATGAACAAGCCTTGCTTGGGACTAAATCAGAGAGTCTGCCTAAGGGGTCTAAACCAAAGGCGAAGGCCGCATTGAGTATGACGAGAGACAAAGGCTCAAGTCAGAAAAGTGCAAGAACATCGCATCTGACATCTACTCGTATAGCAGTTGACAGCTCCAGTGGACCAAAGACAGCAAGAAAACCTGCAGATGTTACTGCTACCACCAAGTTCAGTAACCCAGAGAGAAAAATCAGGCCTACAGTTACATCAGCTCTGCAAAAAGTTAAGGAGATCAAAGTACATTCAGCATCTAACTCAAAGGATTCATCTGCAGAACCTTCTAGGTTGGCAAAGCTAAAGGCTTCGACAACGAAAACTGCGCCATCTCCATCACTTGCTTCAGGGAAACAGACTGACAGAAAGATGACAGGGAACAATGTTGGCAAGAATGCCCAAATTCTTCCAAAGAAGAGAGAAGACAAGGTAAAAACAGGTCCACTGAAACTATCTCGATCTATAAACATGTCTGGCAAGTCACTCTCGGGTGTGAAGTTGAGGACAGTCAGAAAAGAGAAAATTGCTCCCCCAATCAATAGCAGCAAGAAGGTTTCTGGAACAGGAAATTCTAGTATTGATGCTAAGGATTCTAAACAGAGAATTCTGAAAACGGCTTCACCAAAAGTGCAGAAACTGGAGACTAACAACAAAGAGATCGGACCTCGCAAAG AAAAAATCGACACTGCAAGAACTGCAACCGCAAGGAGGCCAAAGCCTGCGCCCGCCACCACCTCGAGCACCGTGGTGCCAGCGCAGCCGCCTCGCAAGCTGACGTTCCGGCGGGGCAAGGTACTGAACCCCGACGAGAGCAGCGGCAGCACCCCGAGACTGCTCCGGTTCAGGCCTGCCGTAGCCGCGGCAGACGCGACAGCCAAGAGCAGAGGCGGCAGGATCGCCAGCCGGAggatcggcggcggcggtggcggcgctgcaGCGAGAGACGCGGGTACCGAGGTCGTCGTGCTCCGGCGGCGGCAGGAAGGTAAGGAGACGAAAAAGCAGGAGCCGGGGCTGTTCAACAACGTGATCGAGGAGACGGCGAGCCGGCTCGTCGCTGAGGCGAGGAAGAGCAAGGTGAAGGCGCTCGTCGGCGCCTTTGAGACCGTCATCTCGCTGCAGGAAACCAGCAAGGCTGCTGCTCCGGCTATGGCAGCAGGTGTCGTTGTGCCATGA
- the LOC136508898 gene encoding uncharacterized protein isoform X1 → MAAEHASAAADSKLCRGGAGPACVSRRRQPTARWNTNKRGGASALLMTEQVIKEAVTSTPASTEPKCGDLLINSPVVMDGSSMTPDVKRKEKPIPHYLRASTSSCHDNCKFGIKHSSEPKKYWPVSRKQLRRASTGNMERDRVQIILPQKNRPTKEDQKVKVSHVKGGNSTAPSKPEFITLKAPLEKVPDHSESNPHVEDSSAEASELAVAGTLPIDAECFVVSHDDVTDCGDGESLDGAESIELEMPLAIQDIDESDEHIEDTILPADSVCGVEGQSPVRPVPDQSENECASSDNRTPQTVIASEKHEQALLGTKSESLPKGSKPKAKAALSMTRDKGSSQKSARTSHLTSTRIAVDSSSGPKTARKPADVTATTKFSNPERKIRPTVTSALQKVKEIKVHSASNSKDSSAEPSRLAKLKASTTKTAPSPSLASGKQTDRKMTGNNVGKNAQILPKKREDKVKTGPLKLSRSINMSGKSLSGVKLRTVRKEKIAPPINSSKKVSGTGNSSIDAKDSKQRILKTASPKVQKLETNNKEIGPRKASVSTEKIDTARTATARRPKPAPATTSSTVVPAQPPRKLTFRRGKVLNPDESSGSTPRLLRFRPAVAAADATAKSRGGRIASRRIGGGGGGAAARDAGTEVVVLRRRQEGKETKKQEPGLFNNVIEETASRLVAEARKSKVKALVGAFETVISLQETSKAAAPAMAAGVVVP, encoded by the exons atggccgccgagcaTGCCTCCGCGGCTGCCGACTCCAAGCTCTGTCGTGGTGGTGCTGGTCCAGCTTGTGTTTCTCGCCGTCGTCAACCAACTGCTCGATGGAATACCAACAAGAGAGGGGGAG CATCTGCACTTCTAATGACTGAACAAGTGATCAAAGAGGCCGTCACCTCCACTCCTGCATCAACTGAACCAAAATGCGGAGACCTCCTGATAAATTCTCCAGTAGTCATGGACGGCAGCAGCATGACACCTGATGTCAAGAGGAAGGAAAAGCCGATCCCGCATTACCTAAGAGCATCCACGAGCTCTTGCCATGACAACTGCAAGTTTGGGATCAAGCATTCCTCTGAACCCAAGAAGTATTGGCCTGTTAGTCGCAAGCAATTGCGCCGTGCGAGCACTGGGAACATGGAACGTGACCGGGTTCAAATCATACTACCACAAAAGAACAGACCAACAAAGGAGGACCAGAAGGTCAAGGTTTCTCATGTAAAAGGTGGTAACAGTACTGCTCCTTCTAAGCCTGAATTTATTACTCTGAAAGCACCACTTGAAAAAGTACCTGATCATTCTGAAAGCAATCCCCACGTGGAAGATTCGTCAGCTGAAGCATCTGAACTTGCTGTGGCTGGAACCCTGCCAATTGATGCAGAATGCTTCGTCGTCTCTCATGATGATGTGACAGACTGTGGAGATGGGGAGTCGTTGGATGGAGCTGAAAGCATTGAGCTGGAGATGCCATTAGCTATCCAGGACATCGATGAATCCGACGAACACATTGAGGATACCATTCTGCCTGCTGACAGTGTATGCGGAGTTGAGGGACAGTCACCTGTGCGTCCTGTGCCTGATCAATCAGAAAATGAGTGTGCAAGTTCAGATAACAGAACTCCTCAGACTGTGATAGCCTCTGAGAAGCATGAACAAGCCTTGCTTGGGACTAAATCAGAGAGTCTGCCTAAGGGGTCTAAACCAAAGGCGAAGGCCGCATTGAGTATGACGAGAGACAAAGGCTCAAGTCAGAAAAGTGCAAGAACATCGCATCTGACATCTACTCGTATAGCAGTTGACAGCTCCAGTGGACCAAAGACAGCAAGAAAACCTGCAGATGTTACTGCTACCACCAAGTTCAGTAACCCAGAGAGAAAAATCAGGCCTACAGTTACATCAGCTCTGCAAAAAGTTAAGGAGATCAAAGTACATTCAGCATCTAACTCAAAGGATTCATCTGCAGAACCTTCTAGGTTGGCAAAGCTAAAGGCTTCGACAACGAAAACTGCGCCATCTCCATCACTTGCTTCAGGGAAACAGACTGACAGAAAGATGACAGGGAACAATGTTGGCAAGAATGCCCAAATTCTTCCAAAGAAGAGAGAAGACAAGGTAAAAACAGGTCCACTGAAACTATCTCGATCTATAAACATGTCTGGCAAGTCACTCTCGGGTGTGAAGTTGAGGACAGTCAGAAAAGAGAAAATTGCTCCCCCAATCAATAGCAGCAAGAAGGTTTCTGGAACAGGAAATTCTAGTATTGATGCTAAGGATTCTAAACAGAGAATTCTGAAAACGGCTTCACCAAAAGTGCAGAAACTGGAGACTAACAACAAAGAGATCGGACCTCGCAAAG CTTCCGTTTCCACAGAAAAAATCGACACTGCAAGAACTGCAACCGCAAGGAGGCCAAAGCCTGCGCCCGCCACCACCTCGAGCACCGTGGTGCCAGCGCAGCCGCCTCGCAAGCTGACGTTCCGGCGGGGCAAGGTACTGAACCCCGACGAGAGCAGCGGCAGCACCCCGAGACTGCTCCGGTTCAGGCCTGCCGTAGCCGCGGCAGACGCGACAGCCAAGAGCAGAGGCGGCAGGATCGCCAGCCGGAggatcggcggcggcggtggcggcgctgcaGCGAGAGACGCGGGTACCGAGGTCGTCGTGCTCCGGCGGCGGCAGGAAGGTAAGGAGACGAAAAAGCAGGAGCCGGGGCTGTTCAACAACGTGATCGAGGAGACGGCGAGCCGGCTCGTCGCTGAGGCGAGGAAGAGCAAGGTGAAGGCGCTCGTCGGCGCCTTTGAGACCGTCATCTCGCTGCAGGAAACCAGCAAGGCTGCTGCTCCGGCTATGGCAGCAGGTGTCGTTGTGCCATGA
- the LOC136507613 gene encoding uncharacterized protein, which produces METGLPAESQAFPLENEPQYSSCAEGPKTQGVKTDTLCSICNRLDEDGGHLFFKCKEVKIAWRERNLEDIRCKLLEAGSARGVMEVILGLQGKEQLTVTLLLWTWWDESNKRREEGRSRSPSEIAYMAAAYAANFLKTPQRELLSENRQRPRWKKPAEGILKLNSDGAFREGSKDDGWGFVIRNHQGQVIRAGAGREEFLLNAFHAEFLGCAAGSLQEAARMGISRLDIETDASLVKAAMASNDYRLSEVGGIITEMKLLLATDFSSCNISICNRVCNGVAHSLAALCNFPSGQIAI; this is translated from the coding sequence ATGGAGACTGGACTGCCCGCCGAAAGTCAAGCATTTCCTTTGGAGAATGAGCCACAATACTCTAGCTGTGCAGAGGGTCCTAAAACGCAGGGGGTGAAAACTGACACTCTTTGCAGTATATGCAACAGACTAGATGAAGACGGAGGGCATTTATTTTTTAAGTGCAAAGAAGTTAAGATTGCTTGGCGTGAACGGAATCTGGAAGATATTCGGTGTAAACTGTTGGAAGCCGGGTCAGCAAGAGGAGTGATGGAGGTAATCTTGGGCTTGCAAGGGAAGGAGCAACTCACCGTTACCCTGCTGTTGTGGACGTGGTGGGACGAAAGCAACAAGAgaagagaagaagggagaagccGATCTCCTTCTGAGATAGCGTACATGGCAGCGGCCTATGCTGCTAATTTCCTGAAAACCCCACAGCGTGAGCTGTTGTCGGAAAACCGACAGAGGCCAAGGTGGAAGAAACCTGCTGAGGGAATTCTGAAGCTGAACTCTGACGGCGCATTCAGAGAGGGGAGTAAGGATGACGGGTGGGGCTTTGTGATCAGAAATCACCAAGGCCAAGTGATCAGAGCGGGCGCTGGCAGGGAGGAGTTCTTACTGAATGCTTTCCATGCTGAATTTTTAGGCTGTGCTGCGGGGTCGTTGCAGGAAGCTGCTCGGATGGGAATCTCTCGCCTAGATATTGAAACAGATGCGTCCCTTGTCAAAGCAGCAATGGCTTCAAATGACTACAGGTTATCAGAGGTGGGAGGCATTATAACTGAGATGAAGCTCCTGTTAGCTACAGATTTTTCTTCTTGCAATATTAGCATTTGTAATCGAGTCTGTAATGGAGTGGCACACTCGTTGGCTGCTCTTTGTAATTTTCCCAGTGGACAGATTGCCATCTAG